In Romeriopsis navalis LEGE 11480, the sequence GCTGGCTAAATTTGCATCGTTAAGGCTTGTCCCTTGAAAGCTCACGTTGTCGGCTTGTAGATTGATATTGCCAGCAATACTATTATTGCCAAGTGTTCCAGAGGTGAGGGAAGCACCATCGTTGACCCGAATCTCCTTTGCTTGGATGGTGATTCCACCGCTTGATACTGCTTGAGCTGAAGGCTGAATCGAATTGAAAATTCCACTGGGGATTTCATTAGAATTACTGTTCGGGCTGGTGCTGGTGCCTTGTAGGGCGATCATACCGGAAGCATTGAGCCTGACACTGCCTGCATTACCTTTGCCTTCAGTCGTGATTAGGATTTGAGAACCGGCTTGGCTACTGAGGTTGCCTGTTTCGATGTCAATATTCCCAGTATTCCCACTCGTATTCTTTAGGGCGTTATTGGTAATCACACTGCCAGCTAATAAATTAATGCTGTCCTGAGCTTTGATGATGACCTCACCGGCGTTGCCTGAGAATTCCTGATTCTCTTCTCCCCGGGTGGAATTTGAGATCGTGCCACGATCGACATTCAATTGCTCTACATCAATCAGAACTTGACCGGCATTGCCGTTGCCAGTGGTGAAATTAGAGATACCCCCCGTAAAATCTAGCTGCTTAGTCGTAATTTCAATGTTGCCTGCAGGCCCAGTATTTGGCCCCTCGGTGCGAACAGTAATACCGGAATTGCTATCAGTAAATTGAATGCGATTTTGGGCGTTGAGAATAATGTCGGTGCCAATTGCATTCGTGCCAGTGACTTTTGCGCTGAAGGTGCCATCACCGATCGTGATACTGTCCGTTGCATTTAGGACAGTGGGACGACCGTCGCCCGCGCCATTGACCTCAAAGAAGAAGCCAAACTGATCGAGTACAATTTGCCGGGCGTTAATTTCAAAGGAGGTTTGACGTCCCAGGGGTTCACCATTGATATCGGTGGTGACATTTGAAGTGCCGGAGTTGCCGCCCACGCCGCCTAGAATGATGCTGAATGTATCGGCATTCATCACGACTTTGCCAGCGTTGCCTTTGCCCAAGGTATGGTTGCCAATGCCAGTTCCCTCGATATATTTCAATTCTCCCTGAGCGTTAAGTTCGACGTCGGCACCATTACCATCGCCTAGGGTATTCACACTGATACCGGGATCGCCGGGTGTACCAACGGTAAGACCCTGATCAATGATGATGTCTTTGGCGCGTACGATCAGAGGAGCGGCGTTTTCGGCCGTATAGTTATTGGTATAGAGAGAGGATGCACTCAGGCGAAATAGCCCTGGTGTGGTTGCTTGAAATAGTCCGCCCCGTGTATCAATGTCCGTTTGATTCAGGAGAATATCGCCTTGGCCGGAGCGATCGCTATCCGCTTCGAATATTAAATTGAGTCGGTTGGGATTCCCTGGACCACCGCGATCTCTAGCGAGCTCGGGATCGAAGGGGGATGGTTTGAGGGGGTTGCCATCATTGGGCGGATTGAATTTGACGTTGGTGAGTTGAATATTATTAGCGGCGCGCAGGGTAAGCGTGGCTGGGTTGGTGGAGAGCTGACTAATCGTGAAGTTCTCACCGATAATGTCTCCGGCTTGATTGCCCGTGTCACCCGTTGTGATTGTGACGTTGTTACCAGCATTGAGCTGTGCATTGATCGTCTGGGCATCAATGATGCTATTCATACCAGTTGGCGTGAAGAGGTTCCCTGCTGCTGTACTTGTGACTGTTGCTTGCTGGGTTGGGGTATTGCGGATAATAATATTGCGCGGATCAATTAGCCAGGTACCGGGTTGACCATTCGTTGCAGTGGCACTTACACGGATGCTATTGGTATCGAGAAACGTACGACTAGAAGTTTCAATTAATCCCCCATTGCCTGCCTGAGTACCGCCTTGGGCCTGCAGTTCTCCGTAAACCCGTGTGGAATTTTCAGACCAGACGATAATTGTGCCGCCGTCACCTTGGCGCAGTGCATTGGCCCGAATGCGGGAATCGGGTGCGATGTAGACAGCATTGGCCCGAGGGAGATTACCCTGACCCTGATTGGCCCCGCCCAGTAAAACGGTTCCTCCGTTTTGGCCGGATACCTCGATCGTGCTACCGGTCATGAGACCTAATTGATTACCGAGTAGGCGAATGATGCCACTGGGTATAGTGAGCTGACCTTGTTGCCATATTGTGTTGCCGAAGAGGGTGAGGGTTTGTTTGGGTTTGAGACTGAGATTTGCGGCATTGGTGATGTCTCCCTGGGCGGAGCCATATTGCAAACCTGGTGTGAGGTTGGTGCTAAGGAGCTGTTTGATGGGTGTTTGAATCGCAAATATTTGACCGTTGCCAAAGTCAAATTTGTTACCTGCACTTGCGGTGAATGAACCCGACAAGTCGAGCTTGGCATTGGGGCCAAAAAAGAACCCATTGGGATTTAGTAAAAATAAATTAGCTCTACCATCAACGCCGAGGGTGCCGAGGATGTTCGATCTGTCGTTGCCGGTAACACGGCTGAAAATATTCTGAATGCCTTGAGGATTGTTGAAATAGACCTGTTGCTGATTACCGATATTGAATTTTGTAAAGCTGTGAAATAAGCTGTTCCCAAGCATTTGACCGCCAGAAATTCGTTGCGTTTTGGGTGTCGCTATTGAGTCTTGAACGGTTGTCCCAATGGTTTGGTCAGGTATGAGTTGGGCCTGGGTCGGTGTGGGTATTGCAAGATACCCTATTATCCAGACAATACTGATGCAAGGCAGTTGGCGTAATCTGAAATGAGCATTCATAAAAATCCACTATGGCCAAAACAGATGTTCTTGAATGGTTCTAAAATACAATCGCGAAAATTAGATTATGTAGTTATTTTTACTGGGGATATCTAAAGAATAACTAATTTGTTGAGCGGTTGATCTAATTTGTGAATCATCACGTTATGATCAGACAAATAAGTTATGCCCAATATAGATTTCAAAGATCTTAAAGTCAATACTCAGGACAGTTTTTAGACCAAGATTCAGTTTGAGTTACCAAGCCTCATGCAGGCCACGCGAGGCGGAGTTGCATGGCAACAGCTAGTGCCTAGTCAGTCTTGAATTGCGGGATAGAGATGCTTGAGCTTAATCCTGGCATCCTGTGTGGTGAAGCGCCAATCAATGGTGTTGGCCGTTTGATTGCGTTGGGTTTCCCAAGCGTCGATTTCGGCTTTGAGTGTATCTGTATCAGGAATGCGTCGGTCTAAACATTGGCGAGACAAGACACTCAACTCAATTTCGGCCATGTTGAGCCAACTGCCATGCTTTGGGGTGTAGTGAAATTCTAAACGGTTGAGGATACTTCTTGCTTCAGCCGGAGGAAAGGCTTTGTAGAGTGAGGCTTTGACGTGGGTGTTGAGATTATCTTGGACCAAGCGAATCTTAATCGCATCGGGAAAGGCGACATCCACCAAGTATTTCATCTGGTCAGCATAGTCGAGTTGTATGCGGCGGTCGGTGACTTCAACATGTCTCCAGCCTTTGAGTGGGGCAAAGCACATGAATAAGTTGGCCGTGCCATTGCGTTGATATTCAAAATCCTCCCGGGCCGGTTGTCCCGGCTTCATTGGGTGTGGGGTACGGGTCCCTTGAATCAGTTGTTTCGAGCTTTCATCAAAGCAGACCAGCGGATAGCGCGGATTGTCAATGCTGGTATAGAACCCATTTGAGAT encodes:
- a CDS encoding two-partner secretion domain-containing protein; translated protein: MNAHFRLRQLPCISIVWIIGYLAIPTPTQAQLIPDQTIGTTVQDSIATPKTQRISGGQMLGNSLFHSFTKFNIGNQQQVYFNNPQGIQNIFSRVTGNDRSNILGTLGVDGRANLFLLNPNGFFFGPNAKLDLSGSFTASAGNKFDFGNGQIFAIQTPIKQLLSTNLTPGLQYGSAQGDITNAANLSLKPKQTLTLFGNTIWQQGQLTIPSGIIRLLGNQLGLMTGSTIEVSGQNGGTVLLGGANQGQGNLPRANAVYIAPDSRIRANALRQGDGGTIIVWSENSTRVYGELQAQGGTQAGNGGLIETSSRTFLDTNSIRVSATATNGQPGTWLIDPRNIIIRNTPTQQATVTSTAAGNLFTPTGMNSIIDAQTINAQLNAGNNVTITTGDTGNQAGDIIGENFTISQLSTNPATLTLRAANNIQLTNVKFNPPNDGNPLKPSPFDPELARDRGGPGNPNRLNLIFEADSDRSGQGDILLNQTDIDTRGGLFQATTPGLFRLSASSLYTNNYTAENAAPLIVRAKDIIIDQGLTVGTPGDPGISVNTLGDGNGADVELNAQGELKYIEGTGIGNHTLGKGNAGKVVMNADTFSIILGGVGGNSGTSNVTTDINGEPLGRQTSFEINARQIVLDQFGFFFEVNGAGDGRPTVLNATDSITIGDGTFSAKVTGTNAIGTDIILNAQNRIQFTDSNSGITVRTEGPNTGPAGNIEITTKQLDFTGGISNFTTGNGNAGQVLIDVEQLNVDRGTISNSTRGEENQEFSGNAGEVIIKAQDSINLLAGSVITNNALKNTSGNTGNIDIETGNLSSQAGSQILITTEGKGNAGSVRLNASGMIALQGTSTSPNSNSNEIPSGIFNSIQPSAQAVSSGGITIQAKEIRVNDGASLTSGTLGNNSIAGNINLQADNVSFQGTSLNDANLASGISTALGLGIEIPTGGITFQVESTAFGVPVYVLQPLTVKTIGQTNVVGQSGNLQIQANRLDITQGARLSTATFASGNAGNIDINLGQNGIANFDGINSGALSTVESTAIGNGGSINIQAGQIFLKNGAQLSANTFGQGSAGTLSVVGNQAITIDGNVRTPDGRIQASGVYGFVDSPDINATGGNIFLNTPLLSLSNGGLITAAGQPQAINRAGNITVNAKVAKVDRAELTVSHNGSANQANAGTLRLNIDQRLQIDNSGALTANAQSGKGGDIIANINGLTSLRNLSRISAVTAGSSEDGNITITTPILFGIPKENSDIVATGQLKDLGNNITINAENILGLNFQPQLTENSDIVATGQVTLNLPDTDLNRGLAQLTTTPNDPSNRIDRSCQIGNSSVSSFVVTGGGGLPTTPTDRATPRAISRLATIPNSSSSNQPQTISSPQEIEIIEADQVQQFQNGRVRFISQNPTTLKPMKASCYRSN